A window of the Wolbachia endosymbiont (group A) of Pogonocherus hispidulus genome harbors these coding sequences:
- the ruvB gene encoding Holliday junction branch migration DNA helicase RuvB, which produces MKSISCGKEYTEDARNINIRPEQLDDFVGQKDLIQNLKVFINAAKTRTEALDHVLLYGPPGLGKTTLAQIVSKELRVSIRATSGPLLSKAGDLAAVLTTLNAKDVLFIDEIHRLNRSIEEVLYTAMEDFCLDILVGEGPSTRTLRIDLPPFTLIGATTRLGLLSAPLRDRFGIPLHLEFYSFEELVNIIKRGARVLSTEIEEDAAREIACRARGTPRIALRLLRRIRDFVEVKDDKKITYEVADSVLLKLGVDKMGLNKLDMHYLRFLFNTSGPVGIDTISIALSEDVGNIEETVEPYLIKISFVKRTPRGRVLTDQAKEYLSL; this is translated from the coding sequence ATGAAATCAATATCGTGCGGTAAAGAATATACTGAAGATGCGCGCAATATCAACATCAGACCTGAGCAACTTGATGATTTTGTCGGACAAAAAGACTTAATACAAAATTTAAAAGTGTTTATAAATGCTGCAAAGACGAGAACTGAAGCTTTAGATCACGTTTTATTGTATGGTCCCCCAGGACTTGGCAAAACAACTTTAGCACAAATTGTTTCTAAAGAATTAAGGGTAAGCATTCGCGCAACTTCTGGTCCTTTACTTAGTAAAGCTGGGGACTTGGCCGCAGTGCTTACCACTTTAAATGCAAAAGATGTTCTATTTATCGACGAAATCCATAGATTAAATCGCAGCATCGAAGAAGTTTTATATACTGCTATGGAAGATTTTTGCCTGGACATATTAGTAGGTGAAGGTCCATCTACTCGCACTTTAAGGATAGATCTACCACCATTTACGTTAATCGGAGCAACTACACGGCTTGGATTACTTTCTGCGCCACTGAGAGATCGTTTTGGCATTCCCTTACATCTTGAGTTTTATTCTTTTGAAGAACTGGTTAATATTATAAAAAGAGGCGCAAGAGTTCTTTCTACTGAAATTGAAGAGGATGCCGCACGGGAAATTGCCTGCCGTGCGCGCGGCACTCCAAGAATTGCCTTGAGATTACTGAGGAGAATAAGGGATTTTGTTGAAGTGAAAGATGATAAAAAAATCACTTATGAAGTCGCTGATTCTGTATTGCTAAAATTGGGTGTAGACAAAATGGGACTCAATAAACTTGATATGCATTATCTAAGATTTTTATTCAACACCTCAGGACCTGTTGGAATTGACACCATATCTATTGCGCTATCCGAAGATGTTGGCAATATTGAAGAAACAGTAGAACCTTATTTAATCAAAATTAGTTTTGTAAAGCGCACACCAAGAGGACGCGTTCTAACCGACCAAGCAAAGGAGTATTTGAGCCTTTAA
- a CDS encoding DNA-3-methyladenine glycosylase: MSNIILPRNFYERPTLVVAGELLGKMLKFSNFSGTITEVEAYIGMSDPACHAARGHTNRTSVMFGMPGFSYVYFIYGMYYCLNIVTEAEGFPAAVLIRGLKLIEPLEANLGGPGILCKRLNITKEHNKQDLTISHKFCVYESHLKPDYVCTPRIGISKGQEKFWRFKIF, from the coding sequence ATGAGCAACATAATACTACCAAGAAATTTCTACGAGCGGCCAACTTTGGTTGTAGCCGGGGAATTACTAGGAAAGATGCTGAAATTTTCTAACTTTAGTGGAACGATAACTGAAGTTGAAGCCTACATAGGAATGAGTGACCCAGCTTGTCACGCGGCAAGAGGCCATACTAATCGAACCTCAGTAATGTTTGGTATGCCGGGGTTTTCGTATGTATATTTTATATATGGGATGTACTATTGTCTAAATATTGTAACAGAAGCAGAAGGGTTCCCAGCAGCAGTGTTAATACGGGGATTAAAGCTCATTGAACCGCTTGAAGCAAATTTAGGTGGACCAGGAATATTGTGCAAAAGATTAAACATTACAAAAGAACATAATAAGCAAGACCTTACTATAAGCCACAAATTTTGTGTTTATGAATCTCACCTCAAACCAGATTATGTTTGCACTCCAAGAATCGGAATTAGTAAAGGCCAAGAGAAATTTTGGCGGTTTAAGATTTTCTAA
- a CDS encoding cbb3-type cytochrome c oxidase subunit I, with translation MLNIQDNTSLCKRWIFLAVCALACSGLLSIIVIFLRLPFISSLVPSAQYIFDNALVIHVNLSILVWMCSIISLLFIINLQNTNSWFNFSWVLSTLSMLLMFISAFVPNTEVIKSNYIPVLQNKLFLFGLGLFTTSILVNAMLAYTSKKEVSFLSVGQIGLVMILVSSFLCFVLAYNNMPPGLYHSDKNLFYEYLFWGGGHLLQFAFTQGMFLVYLIISDVSLASSNKITILPLFINTILAIGAPFVYFVYPVDSAKLIQFFTWHMRIAGAVLPCFLIMLVCCNIRTFINDKSNYLLHSFLLFTYGDMLGVLTIEGNVTIPAHYHGSVVGITIAFMNFIYWLLPKLNFKEVKSSMVRLQIYAYSIGHFLHITGLVWLGGYGALRKIADLPSISSMLARACFIAGGAISVIGGMLFVIIVLSHLLKGKAHTN, from the coding sequence GTGCTTAACATACAAGACAATACTTCACTTTGTAAAAGATGGATATTCTTAGCAGTATGTGCCCTTGCTTGCTCTGGATTGTTGTCAATAATTGTTATTTTTTTACGATTGCCTTTTATCTCCTCTCTTGTTCCTTCTGCACAATATATCTTTGATAATGCGCTGGTGATACACGTGAACTTGTCAATTCTGGTGTGGATGTGCTCTATAATATCTCTGCTCTTTATCATAAACCTACAAAATACCAATAGTTGGTTTAACTTTTCATGGGTTCTATCAACCCTTTCGATGCTGCTCATGTTTATATCCGCATTCGTTCCAAACACTGAAGTTATCAAAAGTAACTATATTCCCGTGTTACAAAACAAATTATTCTTATTTGGTCTTGGTTTGTTTACCACCAGTATATTAGTAAATGCAATGCTAGCATACACATCAAAAAAAGAGGTTTCATTTCTCTCTGTGGGGCAAATTGGGCTAGTTATGATACTTGTTTCGTCATTTCTTTGCTTTGTTTTAGCATATAATAATATGCCTCCAGGTCTATATCATTCAGATAAGAATTTATTTTACGAATATCTCTTTTGGGGAGGCGGACATTTATTGCAGTTTGCTTTTACTCAAGGAATGTTTTTAGTGTATTTAATAATCAGTGATGTTAGTTTAGCTTCAAGCAATAAAATTACTATTTTACCGCTGTTTATAAACACGATTTTGGCTATAGGTGCACCGTTTGTATATTTTGTTTATCCAGTTGATAGTGCCAAGTTAATACAGTTTTTTACTTGGCATATGAGAATTGCTGGAGCAGTTTTGCCGTGCTTTTTGATAATGTTAGTGTGCTGCAACATCAGGACTTTTATTAATGATAAAAGCAACTATTTATTACATTCATTTTTGTTGTTCACTTATGGAGATATGCTTGGGGTTCTGACTATTGAAGGTAATGTCACCATTCCCGCTCATTATCATGGTTCTGTAGTTGGAATCACTATAGCTTTTATGAATTTCATTTATTGGCTGTTACCCAAATTAAACTTTAAAGAGGTAAAAAGTTCCATGGTAAGGTTACAGATTTATGCCTACAGTATAGGGCATTTTCTCCATATCACTGGCCTTGTGTGGCTTGGTGGATATGGTGCCTTAAGAAAAATTGCAGATCTGCCAAGTATTTCATCAATGTTGGCACGTGCTTGTTTTATTGCGGGTGGAGCTATATCAGTTATTGGTGGAATGTTGTTCGTAATAATTGTGCTTTCACATCTGTTAAAAGGCAAAGCGCATACCAACTGA
- the ltrA gene encoding group II intron reverse transcriptase/maturase: MNETKSFDIPKQLIWRAYKQVSKNKGAAGVDEVSITKFEENLKDNLYKLWNRMSSGSYFPEPVKAVAIPKDTGGQRILCVPSVFDRIAQTAATMYLEPLVEPKFHEDSYGYRPNKSALDAVYTARKRCWKNDWTVDLDISGFFDNLDHDLALQAIKKHTDCKWVILYVERWMKAPIQQADGSRVTRDKGVPQGGSISPIISSIFMHHAFDMWMKQNYPTVPFERYVDDAIVHCRTKRQAGFMKVMIEERLAKCKLKLHPEKTQIVYSKDDDRKEQFPKQSFDFLGYTFRPRVAKNKMRNYFISFLPAISNKAKKKIKKTIKSWRIHRITWTTLEEISKKIDPIVRGWFQYYGRFYKSEMYPSLRNIERYLIRWVRTKYKKLRDHGRLAKQFLGKVRKRSPSIFYHWTLGLGSKG; the protein is encoded by the coding sequence ATGAATGAAACAAAGTCTTTTGATATACCAAAGCAACTTATTTGGAGAGCTTATAAACAAGTATCGAAAAATAAAGGTGCAGCAGGTGTAGATGAGGTCTCGATAACAAAGTTTGAAGAAAATCTAAAGGATAATCTATACAAATTATGGAATCGGATGTCATCCGGAAGTTATTTTCCAGAGCCGGTAAAAGCTGTTGCGATACCAAAAGATACAGGAGGGCAAAGAATTTTATGTGTGCCTTCAGTATTCGACAGGATAGCGCAAACAGCAGCTACAATGTATCTTGAGCCGTTAGTAGAACCGAAATTTCACGAAGATTCATATGGTTATAGACCAAATAAGTCTGCGCTGGATGCGGTATACACAGCACGGAAGAGATGTTGGAAAAATGATTGGACGGTAGATCTTGATATATCTGGATTTTTCGACAATCTGGACCACGATTTAGCACTGCAGGCTATCAAGAAACACACAGACTGCAAATGGGTCATACTGTATGTTGAGAGGTGGATGAAAGCCCCCATTCAGCAAGCAGATGGCAGTAGGGTAACAAGGGATAAAGGAGTTCCGCAAGGAGGTTCAATAAGCCCAATCATTTCAAGCATATTTATGCACCATGCGTTTGATATGTGGATGAAACAAAATTATCCAACAGTACCATTTGAAAGATATGTAGATGATGCGATAGTGCACTGCAGAACTAAAAGACAGGCAGGATTTATGAAAGTAATGATTGAAGAAAGATTGGCTAAGTGTAAATTGAAGTTACATCCTGAAAAGACACAGATTGTGTACAGTAAGGATGATGATAGAAAAGAACAATTTCCTAAACAAAGCTTTGATTTTCTAGGTTATACTTTTAGACCTAGAGTAGCAAAGAATAAGATGAGGAATTATTTCATCTCATTTCTACCTGCAATTAGTAACAAAGCCAAGAAGAAGATCAAGAAAACCATAAAGTCATGGAGAATACATCGGATTACATGGACCACACTAGAGGAAATATCGAAGAAAATAGATCCAATAGTCAGAGGCTGGTTTCAGTACTATGGCAGGTTTTATAAATCAGAGATGTATCCATCTCTCAGAAATATAGAGAGATACCTCATAAGATGGGTCAGGACAAAATATAAGAAACTTCGTGATCACGGAAGACTAGCAAAGCAATTTCTAGGAAAAGTGAGAAAGAGGTCTCCAAGTATTTTCTATCATTGGACACTTGGGTTAGGATCAAAAGGCTAA
- a CDS encoding Na+/H+ antiporter NhaC family protein: MFYLTNFLPILLFLFLFVGSGIYFTVLGVSNAFYQLSPLVAIVPAIALGWVLYKGNTEEKMYAFLDGVRDRNIITMCIIFLLAGAFSEVTKAIGSADATVNLALSFIPTQFLLIGLFFVAAFISTAIGTSMGTIATIAPIAVELTQAGISSSLGVATVVGGAMFGDNLSIISDTTIASVMSQKADIKKKLKLNAKVALIASIFTIIILFYSSSNSVAISVKEYSLLLVAPYIILILLANFGINVFTALVLSITFAGIIGFINNNNYGLLFLSQNITKGFMSMHEIMLLSLMVSGLSGLVGKNSKEFADKLSSWVMIQRGGQKTAQLFIAKIVSIFDILLANNTIAIIFSGEIARDIAKKYEIPPHYSAAWLGIFSCVFQGLIPYGAQLLLASTIAGVSPLAVVPHVYYCYVLGIIAVLYIVLNKIEKKDCA; this comes from the coding sequence ATGTTTTATCTTACAAATTTTTTGCCTATTTTACTGTTCCTATTTCTTTTTGTAGGAAGTGGTATATATTTTACTGTTCTTGGCGTGTCAAATGCTTTTTATCAGTTATCTCCACTGGTAGCCATTGTTCCTGCCATAGCTCTGGGTTGGGTTTTATACAAGGGCAATACTGAAGAAAAAATGTATGCCTTTCTAGATGGGGTAAGAGATCGTAATATTATCACTATGTGCATCATTTTTTTACTTGCAGGTGCATTCAGTGAAGTAACTAAAGCAATCGGTAGTGCTGATGCCACAGTTAATTTGGCTCTTTCATTTATACCAACACAATTTTTACTCATAGGATTATTTTTTGTAGCAGCTTTCATCTCCACTGCTATTGGTACATCAATGGGTACCATTGCAACAATTGCTCCTATTGCAGTTGAACTGACACAAGCTGGGATTTCTTCTTCCTTAGGAGTTGCAACCGTTGTAGGAGGAGCAATGTTTGGCGACAATTTATCTATTATCTCTGATACTACAATTGCATCTGTGATGTCTCAAAAGGCTGATATAAAGAAAAAATTAAAACTGAATGCAAAAGTGGCACTAATTGCTTCTATATTCACAATAATTATATTATTTTATAGCTCAAGCAATAGTGTTGCTATTTCAGTTAAGGAGTATTCTTTATTGCTTGTGGCTCCTTACATCATACTTATATTGCTTGCAAACTTTGGAATCAATGTATTTACGGCATTGGTTTTAAGCATAACTTTTGCTGGAATCATTGGATTTATAAATAACAACAATTATGGGTTATTGTTTTTAAGCCAAAACATCACCAAAGGGTTTATGAGTATGCATGAAATTATGCTACTGTCTTTGATGGTTAGTGGACTTTCAGGACTAGTAGGTAAAAATTCTAAGGAGTTTGCAGATAAACTTTCATCTTGGGTTATGATACAACGTGGTGGACAAAAAACTGCGCAATTATTTATTGCAAAAATAGTCAGCATATTTGATATTTTACTTGCAAATAATACCATCGCTATAATTTTTAGCGGTGAAATTGCTAGAGATATTGCTAAGAAATATGAAATACCGCCTCACTATAGTGCAGCATGGCTAGGCATATTTTCTTGTGTATTTCAAGGATTAATACCGTATGGCGCTCAATTGCTTTTGGCTAGCACTATTGCTGGAGTTTCACCTTTGGCAGTTGTGCCACACGTATACTATTGCTATGTTTTAGGTATTATTGCAGTGTTATATATTGTATTGAACAAAATTGAGAAAAAAGATTGTGCTTAA
- a CDS encoding ABC transporter ATP-binding protein, with product MTNYIPDVVQIALDRFVGRALALGIGIYFLWQVNIYFALLILTWSALFVLSSLLLAGKITYLADAWSELGSSITGKMVDVFSNIMSVRLFASKYQEKLSLQATHSEAVKAEQKLQWLYMWIFTFYGFLFLIMQILNLYFLVKGREQELITTGDFAFVMTVNIAIANFLWMIAKDFSQFSKSWGKITQALRTITSIPEIQDQPNAADLLVKKGKIIFEKVHFHYKGAEPIFQNKSVTIKPGQKVGLVGYSGGGKSTFVNLILRLYDVTDGAILIDDQDICNVTQDSLRAKIAMIPQDPSLFHRTLMENIRYGKTDASDDEVIEAAKKAHAHEFISKLPQGYESLVGERGVKLSGGQRQRIAIARAILKNAPILILDEATSQLDSVTESNIQESLWELMQDKTTIVIAHRLSTLLHMDRILVFDQGKIVEDGTHQELLDKNGMYKTLWDAQVGGFLPDKREMEIV from the coding sequence TTGACAAATTATATTCCTGATGTTGTGCAAATTGCACTTGATAGATTTGTAGGCCGTGCGTTAGCACTGGGCATTGGAATCTATTTTTTATGGCAAGTGAATATTTACTTTGCCTTGTTAATATTAACTTGGTCAGCATTATTTGTTTTGTCTTCTCTCTTGCTTGCAGGGAAGATAACATATCTTGCAGATGCATGGTCAGAGCTAGGTTCAAGCATTACTGGCAAAATGGTAGATGTATTCTCAAACATTATGTCTGTAAGGTTGTTTGCAAGCAAATACCAGGAAAAATTGTCTTTGCAAGCCACCCATAGCGAAGCTGTTAAAGCAGAACAAAAACTTCAGTGGTTATATATGTGGATTTTCACTTTCTATGGCTTCTTATTTTTGATCATGCAAATACTTAACTTGTATTTCTTAGTTAAAGGAAGAGAACAAGAATTAATTACTACTGGAGATTTTGCTTTTGTTATGACCGTTAATATAGCAATAGCTAATTTTCTTTGGATGATAGCCAAAGACTTCTCACAATTTTCTAAATCATGGGGAAAGATTACTCAAGCTTTGAGAACGATTACTTCAATCCCTGAAATCCAAGATCAGCCAAATGCAGCAGATCTGCTTGTTAAAAAGGGGAAAATTATTTTTGAAAAAGTCCATTTTCATTACAAAGGTGCAGAACCAATATTTCAAAATAAATCGGTAACAATTAAACCTGGTCAAAAAGTTGGACTTGTTGGCTATTCAGGTGGTGGTAAATCTACTTTTGTGAACCTGATATTAAGGCTTTACGATGTAACTGATGGTGCAATTCTCATAGATGATCAAGATATTTGTAATGTTACGCAGGATTCTTTGCGTGCAAAAATCGCAATGATCCCACAAGATCCATCGCTTTTTCATAGGACTTTGATGGAGAATATTCGCTATGGAAAAACAGATGCTAGCGATGATGAAGTAATTGAAGCGGCAAAAAAAGCACATGCTCATGAATTTATTTCAAAATTACCCCAAGGTTATGAGTCTCTTGTTGGAGAAAGAGGCGTAAAACTTTCAGGAGGGCAAAGGCAGCGTATTGCAATTGCAAGAGCTATTTTAAAAAATGCTCCTATCTTAATTCTGGATGAAGCAACTTCACAACTTGATTCTGTGACTGAAAGTAATATTCAAGAATCTTTATGGGAGTTGATGCAAGATAAAACTACAATAGTAATAGCCCACCGCCTATCTACGCTTTTGCATATGGATCGCATTTTAGTGTTTGATCAAGGCAAGATTGTAGAAGATGGCACGCATCAGGAACTTCTTGATAAAAATGGAA
- the ruvA gene encoding Holliday junction branch migration protein RuvA, translating into MIGNLSGIVDEVRSDHIILNVNDVGYMVYLSAKTLNACFIGSRVKLLIETYANNRENVAQLYGFISKEEQQCLRLLVKVSGVSYKTAMSILSKLTPEQLFLAIMNEDKVALKMSGLGLKLINRIITELSGKVSKLEINNNNFHPINEDALSALINLGYEKMKAYDTIKKIQDESPNLDTKDIIRIALKELSTL; encoded by the coding sequence ATGATAGGAAATCTAAGCGGAATAGTTGATGAAGTGCGCAGTGATCACATAATCCTGAATGTGAATGATGTTGGCTATATGGTGTATCTTTCAGCCAAAACTTTAAATGCATGTTTCATCGGAAGTAGAGTTAAATTACTTATCGAAACCTATGCAAATAACAGAGAAAATGTCGCTCAGCTATATGGTTTTATAAGCAAAGAAGAACAGCAGTGCTTGAGGTTGCTTGTCAAAGTAAGCGGCGTTAGCTATAAAACTGCAATGTCAATTTTGAGTAAATTAACTCCAGAACAGCTGTTTTTGGCAATTATGAATGAAGATAAAGTAGCACTCAAGATGAGTGGACTTGGCCTGAAACTCATAAATCGAATCATCACTGAATTAAGTGGCAAAGTGAGTAAATTAGAAATAAATAACAATAATTTTCATCCAATCAATGAAGATGCCCTTTCAGCATTGATCAATCTTGGGTATGAAAAAATGAAAGCTTATGATACGATAAAAAAAATACAAGACGAATCGCCAAATCTGGACACTAAGGATATTATTCGCATAGCGCTTAAGGAGCTCTCAACATTATGA